Below is a genomic region from Chloroflexota bacterium.
ATATGTGGAAAATAATATGAATCCAGCCTCTATCTTGATAGCCGACGATCATTTCATCATTCGCAAAACAATTCGTGAATGGTTGAGCAAGAAATACCCCTGGATTGTGATGCTTGAAGCCCGCAATGGGGAAGAAGCTACCCGGATTTTGGATGCGGTTACGGTTGATTTAATCTTGATGGATATCCATTTTCCTGGCATGAACGGCCTGGATACCACAAAAATGATCAAGGAAAAATACCCTGAGGTTCCGATTGTGATTGTGACCGTACAGGAGGACGACCATTATCGCATCGGTGCAGCCGCTGCTGGTGCAGATGGTTATGTTATCAAGCGGAATATGTATTCTGATCTTATTCCGGTAATTAAACCTTTTCTTGAGAAAACAGCCACTCCATAAACGCTGTCGCGCAAAACTACGCCACAATCATGATGAAAAAACCAAAAACCTGTATTTGCCTGATTGATGATAATCCAGGAGACG
It encodes:
- a CDS encoding response regulator transcription factor, with product MNPASILIADDHFIIRKTIREWLSKKYPWIVMLEARNGEEATRILDAVTVDLILMDIHFPGMNGLDTTKMIKEKYPEVPIVIVTVQEDDHYRIGAAAAGADGYVIKRNMYSDLIPVIKPFLEKTATP